TAGATTCCAGTATCTTCCGGTGTCAGGGTGAACAGAACCCATGGCCACTTGAGCCGTGATCAATTAGTCAGACTAAAGAGAGATACCCAAGCTTCCTCGGCCGGTCCGTAATGGGAATTCTGATTGCCCATATTGGGAATTCTGATTGCCACAGGATAGGCCCGAACAATCAGGAAGCCAAAACGATTACTATATAAAAGTAAAgtataaaaaacaaatattttcaagATATTATTATtagcttctttttcttcacaaTCAGCCGACCGACAGAGGTTATTTCAAATTTTGGCTTCACCCATCTTAAACTTATGCTCCTAGCACGGCATTGAATTAatcgaaaaacatcgcccaacTGGCACGAAAAACATCGCGagcccattttctttcgcaacgAACGCGTTctgtcggttcggttcacggAGAGTTACCATTCTTTATTCATTCGCACTGCGTTCGCCCGCGCCGAGAGCTGCCGAAGCGCGGccaggaaggaagcgaacggtGGCACTACTTCCGGTCATCCGCCCGCTCGAAGCTGGTGGCCCGCAGGGGCCCGCTGTCGTCCTCGGCGGACGCATCGTCCTGCCGCTCGACGACCGGGATCACCCGGTCGGCCTTggggccgctcggtgcccGGCTGAACACGAGCGTCTCATCGTCCCGATCCCGGTCCGGACGGGCAACCGGCTCCgagggttgctgctgcccgttggTGGTGATCGGGGCCGGAACCTCATCATCGTCTGCgtcacccggcggcggcggcggtgccgcggtcgtcgttgtcgtcgatgGGGTCACGGTGGTTGTAGGGCTCGCGGACGAGGAGCTGGTCTCGCCCCTCACGGACGAGTGGACGACGGAGGTGCCTTCGACCAGCACGCCGGGATCGGCCACCGTTGAAGTTGAAGTCGTAGGTCcgaccgtggtggtggtggtggtggtggatgagGGCGTGGTTGGAACAGGCGTTGTCGGAgcagccgtcgtcgtggaaGTGGTGGAAGTTGTGGAAGGcgccgtgctggtggtggttgtggctTCCGTCACCGGAACTGGGCCACCCTTCGGTGGCTTCGAAGGGCGCGTCCTTCGGCCGCGCGTCGTCCGCTGGGTGACGGGGGTCACCgtgctgtcggtcggttccggggTGGGCTTCGAGAAGCGGGACGAAATCTTGGTCGGTTTCACCGAGACGGTCGGTTTGGGTGAGGTGACCCGAGGCACTTTGCCAGGACGCGTTGGGCGCGTGCGGcgtgtgctggtggccactgaCGAGCCGGGACCGTCTGACGAGTCCACTGCGGCTTCCGTGGAGCTGGGGACCGTCGTTGCCGACTCACTGGCCGCGCCCTTCAGCGATCCGTCCGAGCGCAACAGCGGGCTGTACTTCTTGCGGGCAAACAACCGATTCAGGCCGGGTTTGCCAGGAGCAACCGGAGCTGAAGGCGCCGAGGACTcatcgctggccgctggcacCGACGCCGGCAGCTCCTTGGCCGGTGGCTTGGCGGCACGGGCCGACACCTCGCCGGACGCCGCCGGCGTGTCCTGGTTGTCGGCTACGGGGATGCCGGGGCGGCTCTGGTCCTCGTGCTTGTAGACTGAAAATATCGATTGGACACGCTGTAAGACAAACTCCAGGACCGGCCCGAACCGTGACTCTGTACCCTCACCCCAGACTTTGGCGGGCAGTGCGGTCGTGTTCGTGTCGGTGGGTGTAGTATGGGTGTTATCagtggtgggtggtggtggtgggtttaGTGCGTGGGTTAGcgtgatggcggcggcggcggcgtcatCGCCGATGCCTTCGACCTCGTCGTAAAACGCGGGCTCGGTGGAACCGGCGACTCCGGCACTCGCCACCTCCCACCGGTCGAAGGCGAACCCGACGGCGGCGTTGTGGGTGCGCAGGTGCGCGAGAAAGTAGTCGCTGAACGAGCTGAGGTtgccgccgaccgccgccacccgcaGCTGCCGCTCGTGGGCCGCCGCCAGTCGGGTTATCGCCGCGTCTAGAAGCAAACGCATCCGAGCGTCACTTACACCACTACCGGTGGGTTGGGTCAggttgctattgttttttgtgtggccgccgacggcgacggcgacggtggcggcgccgtCACCGCCGAGAGGCGGATGCTGCGCCGAGGCTGAGTTATTTAATCGCCGCCCGTCTTCGAGGACGCGTGGCCGACGATGGGGTGGTGATGcaaaggtggtggtggtggtgggtgaaaTGGGGTGAtgatttgcattcgaatggtGTCGtcgcaaccgccgccgccgccggccgtgatacgggcggccggcggtggtgcgatTAATGGAGGGATCGGTAAGCAGAAGCAGAGAAGGAAGCTGAAGCTGATGCAGGAGGCGATGATGAGcatgatggtgatgatcgtgatgatgatgatgacgaggggggttgttgttgtgcaatGGGCtagcggtggcagcggtggcaggCGGCGGCCACGCGGCGCCGTCTGCCGGAGTCAACTGACCTTTGGGACCGATGCGGGTTCGGCGGAACagcgccgcccggtggctgtCGTCCAGGGGGCTGCCCAGGGCCAGCgtcgccaccagcaccagcgcggCGCATACCGCCAGTTTCATCTCAGGATCTCCGACGGTGCCCCTGCGAAAGGAACACAACGGGAAAGGCGGACACCAGAACGGCTTGTAGAGACGGGCGGGCTTTCACGTGGAAGCCCCACGACGGGCGGGCACGACTTTCTTGCAcacctctctctcactctttctctctcacacacctctcacactctctctctcactctcacctCGATATAAGGTAGGGAAAAGCGTGGCGCACGCGATTTGGCACTAACTCCaccacaggcacacacaggcacacacgggTATTGGGTCACGATTTCACGGTCCACGAACGACCACTCCCTCAAGGTGGGTGGGTGTAGCGGGGGAACTCTAAGAATTGCACCGTTCTTCACTGGTCCGGAGGATTGCCCAAGAATCGATCCCCCcaaacgctggctggctgggtgaaTGGGGTGGCCACACCGGTTCGGagctgcggttgttgttgctgttgttggcacTGTTGCCGCTCTGGCCGCAACCACACTCAGATACGTGACCGCACGCGGAGTCGATCGGTCACAGAATGAAaggcgatcgtcgatcgcgccCCGCCGAACGGCATTTCACCGATTCGAGAagggcaacaacaaccatggAGCGTGTAaatgtgtgcgagagagagagagagatactAGGGGGGGGGGCGACGAGTATGAGAGGCGATGGAGCGGGGCCAGGAAGCGACGGGGCGGCGACAACAGACACAATCAAATGAGCCCCACCGTTGGGGGTTGCAAGGCACTAGGAAGGAGCACggaaaagagcgagagcgagagagagagagagagagagcgagagcgaggtAGGTTGGGAATGTCTtcaccccgtcgtcgtcgtgggcaTCGTGGGGTGGCCGTTTAACATTTTATGCGAACCGATCGGCGATCTCGGCGACCAAATGACTTCCCAGCTTCCACTCTCGCtcagctctctcgctctctctctctctctctctctctctctgtctgtctcgtccGCCTCACATTCACCTGGGAAGGAGCCAATTTGGTTAACAACCACCAgcgcccgggtccggtccggtccggtccgagtGGCTGCTCTGCTACCGGTTCGCGAAATTATCATACCGATCGACATTCTTCGGCCCGATGCCGAAGATGTTCAGGTCTTGAGAgcagaagaaacaaaaaatcccaaGTGGCCCCCAGATGGCCAACCTAACACCAAACCCGTTTCCAAAGGGAATCGGTGCCAGCGGGTTGGCAAGGTCTTGGCAGCCTGGCGAAACGGTACATCTGCCCGAAACCAAATGGTGGCCCAGACCCGGCCGAAGTGGGTCGCGAGCGCGTGTCCTGGACACTGCTAGTGTGAGCTGCTACGCACTACGTGGCGGCCCTGAACGAATGCTAATCCGAACGCTTGACCGTGAGCTCTGGAAGGAAGCTCGGTGTTCCGAATCCgtgccaccgatcggcggcaGGTGACAGGTTTTAGTGGGGGGCTGAGGAGATGACGCTCGCGAAGATCTCACTCAGGTGCGAACGACTTTCGATTTCCGGGCACCGCTTGAACCGCGCAGATAATTAACCCGAGCGATCGTAGCCGCAGGTGATAGAGAATGACTCATGTACGAGAGCTACGAAAACGTGTGCCGGTGGCGTTTGCCGGAACTTGAAACTGTCACtgtccgtagatcatccgcCATCGGCCCTCGAACCCTCATTGACCGGAGCACTTATACGCGGTCGATACCTGTTGAGTTCTAGAGTTCTAGGTATCAGGCTATAGAGTTGAGTTCTAAAGTTTATTGTCTGTCACACTGGTTTAAGGTATATAGAGTCTAATGACATCGACTTCTAAATTGTGGATTTGGAGCCTCAAGGATAGACGATAGACGATTGAGGATATTTTACGATGTTCATTCTCAATGTTTTGCCTGAAAAGTACGAAATGCGGACATCATTGGTCAACATAAATAAACTGCTAgagaatcgcatcaaatgttTGCCGAGCCTCACGGTGATCATGCTCctggaagatcgcagtgctttgaatgttttaaaaaaaatcaagcaaagTCATTTGGATTTAATAAGCAAAGACCGTCGAAGGACTTCAAAAAAAAGTTCGAGAACATTGAACTATGCGATCTTTTGGACCAAAATGACACGCAAATGCAACACCATCTCGTggatcagctaaatgtgtcTCACTACGCCATATCCCTACGTTTGAAAGGTTCACTAggaaagatccagaagattgAACAATGAACTGAACGAATGACGGCAGGAAAACCATAGAACCGTCATGAGAAATTCTGCTCACTACCAGAGAAATGGGAGAAATGTATGAAATGTATCTAATGACGATATAAATGTATCTAATGACGGTACGTGCTTTTGAATAAATTGGAGTTTGTCGcttcaatgcaataaacatgtgatttctttggAAAAAACTTCGATTTCAAAACATCAACCTGGCAGGTTCATCAGACCTATCGAGGACCGATTCGGGTTCTTAAATTAGACATTCGGGGGGTGTATCTCCAAGAGCGCGACACTCTGGTTCTGCCTTTCGGTGGACCATTTACAGTACAGCCCAACGTAGCCACAGCAGCGGCTATCAACGTCACCATCGTCGCCCGGGTTGTTCGCTCCGCTCGGTTATGCTGCGCTTGCCACCGGGTGGGGCCCTACAGCCCTCCCACAGTTATGCGACAAGCGACTGGGGACCGTGCCTCTCTcctggtgtatgtgtgcgatcACGACTCATTGGGTTTTTCAGCGCTATGAGCCGCGACCACCGTTGCtccacgaaaccgaaaggtGCGCACGCGAGTTCGAGTTTTGGCCGATTACACAAACCGAGCCCGACCGGAGGGTGCCGGGGGGCAGGTGTGAGGCTCCGAGCCGAACGGTAATCGCGTACaagcccagcagcaccagccgccatcatcgccatcacgACCACGGGGCGGCCAACGTCATCGGCGAGCGATGCCGTTACACGGTGAGACAACGAACCCGAAACCAAATAACTGCACCCCTGGGGGAAGCAGgcggggccggaccgggccgggtggacACGCAGGACGCAGAGCCGGACCGGTTGAGGCCGAACGCGGTTTGAACCAGTTACGGTTGGTGCGCCGGCCAGCCCTCAGCGAGTGACGTGGCCACGAGATCCTGCGCCGAATGCTGCCGAGTGAATCATTGAGTCCGGGGGAAGTTGTCGCGGTTCTTCCCGGAGCACTTGGACCACA
The nucleotide sequence above comes from Anopheles bellator chromosome 1, idAnoBellAS_SP24_06.2, whole genome shotgun sequence. Encoded proteins:
- the LOC131215687 gene encoding integumentary mucin C.1-like, with the translated sequence MKLAVCAALVLVATLALGSPLDDSHRAALFRRTRIGPKVYKHEDQSRPGIPVADNQDTPAASGEVSARAAKPPAKELPASVPAASDESSAPSAPVAPGKPGLNRLFARKKYSPLLRSDGSLKGAASESATTVPSSTEAAVDSSDGPGSSVATSTRRTRPTRPGKVPRVTSPKPTVSVKPTKISSRFSKPTPEPTDSTVTPVTQRTTRGRRTRPSKPPKGGPVPVTEATTTTSTAPSTTSTTSTTTAAPTTPVPTTPSSTTTTTTTVGPTTSTSTVADPGVLVEGTSVVHSSVRGETSSSSASPTTTVTPSTTTTTAAPPPPPGDADDDEVPAPITTNGQQQPSEPVARPDRDRDDETLVFSRAPSGPKADRVIPVVERQDDASAEDDSGPLRATSFERADDRK